The Thermincola ferriacetica genomic sequence TATTACATCCGGTTTGGCGAATATGAACCAATTCATGCTAATGTTCCGCTGATAGCGTTGTCCGTTGCTGTGGCACTAATCGGTATTATCGGCGCCTTCATGGTATACGGTAGAAAAACCGTTATGGAGGAACCACTGGCCAAGCTGGGCATAATCTACAAACTGTCTTACAACAAATTCTATATTGATGAAATTTACCTCTGGCTAATCCATAATATTCTGGACGGGGTAGGTAGGATTCTGTACTGGGTTGACATTGTAATTGTTGACAATATTGTTAACGGTGTAGGATTAGCCGCAAAGATTCTTGGCAGTATCCTGAGAAGAACTGAAACAGGAAAACTGCAGCATTATGCTCTGGTCCTGTTTGCTGCGGTGGTAGTTATCGTTTTGGTCCTGGCTTTTAACGGCGATTCCACTACTGCAGCTGCCCTGTTGTTAGGAGGTGGCAGGTAATGGATTTCCCGATACTGACGACGATTTTACTGGCGCCAATAATCGGTGCCCTGATAAACGTTTTCATACCCAAGGAAGAAGCAAAAACCATTAAAATAGTTTCTGCTATTTCCACCTTCATTTCCCTTGCTCTGACCGTTGTGATTTTTGTAATCTATTACAAAAACCACCTCGGTGGCGGCTACCAGTTTACCGAAACAATTCCCTGGGTGCCTGATTTAGGTGTAACTTATGCTCTGGGGGTTGACGGTTTAAGTTTACCATTGCTGTTACTGACCAACCTGATTGGTTTTACGGCAGTTTACTCCTCATGGAGTATCGACAACAGGCCGAAAGAGTTCTTTATCCTGTTGCTTATCCTGATAGCCGGTGTAATGGGAACATTTATTGCCCGTGATCTGTTCATATTCTTCCTCTTCTATGAAGTAGTGGTTATTCCCATTTACATCATGGTTATCATCTGGGGTAGTCAGAGTAAGCAAAAACCGGTTACCAAGGAATATGCCGGTATGAAACTTACTATTTACCTGTTGATAGGTAGCGCTTTCCTGTTGGCCGGTCTGATTTGGATGTATGTTACCGCTGCTGACATACTGGGCGCTCCGACCTTTGCCATCGACCAATTGGCTAAGGCCAACTTCAGCTATGAATTCCAGGTAGTTGTGTTTGGTATGATGGCTTTTGGTTTCACCACGCTGTTGTCCATGTTTCCGTTCCATTCCTGGTCACCTGACGGTTACGCCGGCGCGCCGACTGCAGTCAGTATGATTCACGCCGGAGTATTGAAGAAAATCGGTGGCTACGGTTTAATCAGGATTGGCTTATTTGTTCTTCCACTCGGTGCCAAGTTCTGGGCTCCCGTGATTGCCATCCTTGCTGTAGGAAACGTAGTATACGCCGCGTTAATCTGTCTGGCTCAGAAAGATATGAAATACGTTGTCGGTTATTCATCGGTGAGCCACATGGGCTTCGTACTGATCGGGGTTGCTTCCCTGAATATTATCGGTCTCAACGGAGCAGTTGCGAACATGTTTGCGCATGGTGTAATGTCAGCTCTGTTCTTCTCTATGATCGGTTTCCTCTATGGAAGCACCCATACCAGGTATATTCCTGACTTGGGCGGTCTGGCCCACCAGATGCCGCGTGCAGCCGTAGGATTTGTAATGGCTGCTATGGCTTCCGCCGGTCTGCCGGGATTAGTTAGCTTCGTTCCTGAGTTCACGGTTTTCGTAGGAGTTTTCCAGGTGCCTGAATACAGGGCCTTGGCTATAATAGCTCTTACCGGGGTAATTTTGGGCGCTGTCTACGTGCTCAGAATGGTGGCCAATGTACTCTTCGGACCCAGGAAAGAAGAATTCGACCACCTGGAAGATGCCAAAGGTCCGGCCATGGTACCGATTGTTGTTCTTGGTGCCGCTCTGGTACTCTTCGGCGTATTCCCCTCCTTAATTATGGACATGGTTAACTCCGGCATGGCGCCGATAGCTGCCAAACTTGCTGAGGCCGTTAAGATAGGGGGGAACTTCTAATGGCTGGGATCAATTACGGCTTATTGAGCGTAGAAGCATTAACAGCCCTTCTGGCATTAGTTGTACTGGTTGTGGGCCTGCTGGTTCCGAAACAGTCAAGGTACGGCCTGGGATACTTGATTACTTTTGGTCTGGCGGGAATTCTGGCTTTTACCTTTACCCAGTACGGTATTAACTCTTCAACTCTTAACAAAATGTTCATTCTGGATGACTTTGCAGTATACTTCAAGCAGTTATTTCTTGTTGCCGCAATTCTGGTATCGATGGCTTCCGTGCAATATGTAAAAAAGATGGAATATTATTACGGTGAGTTCTATGTGCTCATTGTATTTGCCACACTTGGCATGATGCTCATGGCTTCTGCCGGCGACCTGATTACCCTGTATCTTGCCCTGGAGCTTATGACTATTACCTTCTATATCCTGACCGGATTTAAGAAAGAAGATCATAAGTCTGCCGAAGCAGGTGTTAAATACCTGATTCTCGGGGCAATGTCGTCAGGTATTCTCTTATACGGTTTGAGCTTGGTTTATGGTTTTACCGGAACAACTATTATTGCTGATGTTGCTACCAAAATTGCCGGTAACGGTGCGGAACCGGCTGTAGTACTGGGACTGGTTTTACTGGTAGCAGGATTTGGTTTCAAGATTTCCTCCGTACCTTTCCAAATGTGGTCGCCGGATGTATACGAAGGAGCTCCTACTCCGGTAACGGCATTCCTAGCTGTTGGTTCTAAAGCAGCTGCCTTTGCCGCTATCCTCCGGGTGTTCCTCGTAGCATTCCCGGATCTGGCCGTACACTGGAAAGTGCTGTTTGCGGTTCTTTCAGCCCTTACCATTATCATTGGCAACCTGGTGGCTATTCCGCAGACTAACATCAAGAGAATGCTTGCTTACTCCAGTATTGCGCAAGCCGGATATATTATGACCGGTCTTGTAGCAGCCAATGAACTTGGCGCTAAAGGCGTTGCCTTTTACGGTATGCTTTATGTTTTTGCTACAATCGGCGCTTTTACAGTTGTTATGAATTTTTATGCGAAAACCGGTAGTGATGAAATTAAGGATTATGCCGGATTGGCCCAGAGATCACCTTTGATGGCTGCAGTCTTAACCGTTTGCTTGCTGTCAATGGCCGGTATTCCTCCATTGGCCGGT encodes the following:
- a CDS encoding complex I subunit 4 family protein yields the protein MDFPILTTILLAPIIGALINVFIPKEEAKTIKIVSAISTFISLALTVVIFVIYYKNHLGGGYQFTETIPWVPDLGVTYALGVDGLSLPLLLLTNLIGFTAVYSSWSIDNRPKEFFILLLILIAGVMGTFIARDLFIFFLFYEVVVIPIYIMVIIWGSQSKQKPVTKEYAGMKLTIYLLIGSAFLLAGLIWMYVTAADILGAPTFAIDQLAKANFSYEFQVVVFGMMAFGFTTLLSMFPFHSWSPDGYAGAPTAVSMIHAGVLKKIGGYGLIRIGLFVLPLGAKFWAPVIAILAVGNVVYAALICLAQKDMKYVVGYSSVSHMGFVLIGVASLNIIGLNGAVANMFAHGVMSALFFSMIGFLYGSTHTRYIPDLGGLAHQMPRAAVGFVMAAMASAGLPGLVSFVPEFTVFVGVFQVPEYRALAIIALTGVILGAVYVLRMVANVLFGPRKEEFDHLEDAKGPAMVPIVVLGAALVLFGVFPSLIMDMVNSGMAPIAAKLAEAVKIGGNF
- a CDS encoding NADH-quinone oxidoreductase subunit N — its product is MAGINYGLLSVEALTALLALVVLVVGLLVPKQSRYGLGYLITFGLAGILAFTFTQYGINSSTLNKMFILDDFAVYFKQLFLVAAILVSMASVQYVKKMEYYYGEFYVLIVFATLGMMLMASAGDLITLYLALELMTITFYILTGFKKEDHKSAEAGVKYLILGAMSSGILLYGLSLVYGFTGTTIIADVATKIAGNGAEPAVVLGLVLLVAGFGFKISSVPFQMWSPDVYEGAPTPVTAFLAVGSKAAAFAAILRVFLVAFPDLAVHWKVLFAVLSALTIIIGNLVAIPQTNIKRMLAYSSIAQAGYIMTGLVAANELGAKGVAFYGMLYVFATIGAFTVVMNFYAKTGSDEIKDYAGLAQRSPLMAAVLTVCLLSMAGIPPLAGFAGKFYLFSAVVGQGYLWLAIIGLIMSMASVYYYLSVVKVMYMADPADNSAIPINAASKFTLIACLVITAYLGVRPAELAALANKAAAALFSLM